The Flammeovirgaceae bacterium genome contains a region encoding:
- a CDS encoding OmpA family protein: MKTLRNIILGAILLSVCIPEHAQSNDFQGHHYVVIGAFAIKKNAVRFTSRATTGNLQAKFELNPNRQLYYVYVLTTDDRQQAIDLALRLRSESPYNDTWVFKGLLGEEQIMATRGVDINPATLDKVEEVLIGDQPVPAEEKNAPSRQVTFEEVSPTDQQTTTLSTAEDLSGKNFLFKVFRADTKEAIEGDINVIDSERSKKVGSYAANRQVRITNPNNKSGNLSLITEVFGYRKIQREINFNNPEAADIATDQDNTVVIPFELVRLQKGDIAVMYNVYFFKDAAVMRPESRWEVNSLLDMLNENPKYKIKIHGHTNGNAPGKIISIDEKSDNFFALTNTRDGFGSAKKLSEERAEVIKSYLIANGVDPKRMQVKAWGGKKPVVDKLHSLAENNVRVEIEILEN; encoded by the coding sequence ATGAAGACTCTCAGGAACATCATTTTAGGAGCGATTCTATTGTCGGTTTGCATCCCCGAACATGCCCAAAGCAACGATTTTCAAGGGCACCATTATGTGGTAATTGGGGCCTTTGCCATCAAGAAAAACGCGGTGCGTTTTACTTCCAGAGCGACAACCGGTAACCTGCAGGCAAAATTTGAGTTGAACCCTAACCGGCAGTTGTACTATGTATATGTACTCACCACCGATGATCGCCAGCAAGCGATTGACCTGGCCCTGCGCCTGCGTAGTGAATCGCCTTACAACGATACCTGGGTTTTTAAGGGGCTGTTAGGCGAAGAGCAAATTATGGCTACCCGTGGCGTGGATATAAACCCAGCCACGTTAGATAAGGTCGAAGAAGTTTTAATAGGCGATCAGCCAGTTCCGGCTGAGGAGAAAAATGCACCTTCACGGCAGGTTACCTTTGAGGAGGTATCACCGACTGATCAGCAAACTACAACCCTTTCAACCGCTGAAGATCTGTCGGGTAAAAACTTTTTGTTTAAAGTTTTTCGTGCCGATACAAAAGAAGCTATTGAGGGGGATATTAATGTTATTGATAGTGAACGTTCGAAAAAAGTGGGTTCCTATGCAGCAAACCGGCAGGTTAGAATAACTAATCCCAATAATAAATCCGGTAACCTTAGTTTGATTACTGAAGTATTCGGATACCGAAAAATCCAGCGGGAGATTAATTTTAATAACCCGGAGGCAGCGGATATTGCAACCGACCAGGATAATACCGTGGTTATTCCCTTTGAACTGGTACGCTTGCAAAAAGGTGATATCGCGGTGATGTATAATGTTTACTTTTTTAAAGATGCTGCGGTTATGCGTCCGGAATCGCGATGGGAAGTGAACAGTTTACTGGACATGCTGAACGAAAATCCGAAGTATAAGATCAAAATTCACGGACATACCAACGGCAACGCCCCCGGAAAAATTATTTCGATAGATGAAAAATCCGATAACTTCTTTGCACTTACAAACACCCGGGATGGTTTTGGTTCTGCCAAAAAACTTTCAGAAGAACGTGCGGAAGTGATTAAATCATACCTGATTGCCAATGGAGTTGATCCTAAACGGATGCAGGTAAAAGCATGGGGCGGAAAAAAACCCGTGGTCGATAAGTTGCACAGCCTTGCCGAGAATAATGTGCGTGTTGAAATTGAAATCCTGGAAAATTAA